The following coding sequences lie in one Candidatus Eremiobacterota bacterium genomic window:
- the rpoC gene encoding DNA-directed RNA polymerase subunit beta' — translation MRIGLASPEQIRAWSFGEVKKPETINYRTLKPERDGLFCEKIFGPTKDWECHCGKYKRIRFKGMICDRCGVEITRAKVRRERMGHIELATPVSHIWYLKGVPSRIGILLDMSPRQLEKVIYFAAYVVIDPGDTTLTKREVLSEQKYREARDKFGNRFKAGMGAEAIRELLRDLNLRRLQEDLRKEFKETTGQKRLKAIKRLEVVEAFLSSGNRPEWMVLAAVPVIAPELRPMVQLDGGRFATSDLNDLYRRVINRNNRLKRLLELNAPEIIIKNEKRMLQEAVDALIDNGRRGRPVTGPNNRPLKSLSDILKGKQGRFRQNLLGKRVDYSGRSVIVVGPTLKLHQCGLPKEMALELFKPFVMKKLVDRGLAHNIKSAKRMVERVRPEVWDVLEEVIKEHPVLLNRAPTLHRLGIQAFEPVLVEGKAVHLHPLVCTPYNADFDGDQMAVHLPLSAGAQAEARILMLSSNNILLPAYGNPVSIPTQDMVLGLYYLTFHRDEYSGPAKAAIFDDYERLEHTTKRQAPTTDAPGALPTFYDGKEAVMAYETKQIGLQEWIYVRWHGNLIKTTVGRVIFNMAFPERWNHEFANHIIDKGSLKKTITDCYRRYGNAETARFLDAIKELGFHYATLSGTTVSISDVIVPENKYQIVGKAQGAVDELHRLYEQGFISEDEQYNKTIDIWSKASDEVTTSMQASQNPLNPVFMMATSGARGSIAQVKQLGGMRGLMSDPSGRILEIPVKASLKEGLTVLEYFISTHGARKGLADTALRTADSGYLTRRLVDVAQDVIIREEDCGTNGGIVVSDIRSGKEIIEPLIDRIIGRRAAEEIRLDPKRPTTAIVTRNQEIDEEKGKALLDAGVEQVKIRSVLTCQSKYGVCSLCYGRDLAAGKGADIGTAVGIIAAQSIGEPGTQLTLRTFHTGGVATEDIITGLPRVEEIFEARKPKGQATIAEHSGTVRLGDERNKRIVYIVDSSGDEHEYEIPPGTHLLVQDGNQLEPGDQLNEGSLNPHDILRVKGETALQNYLVQEVQKVYRSQGVDINDKHIEVIVRSMLRKVKIVEGGDTQLLPGQLIEAAQFHEANERMKAAGKELATANPVLLGVTKASLATESFLSAASFQETTRVLTDAAIKGKYDPLLGLKENVIIGKLIPAGTGMSRYRNVDIVPDGQDIDDDGRPRHDYDLPYAATMTADEAALAEVMGGGDGDGMSRLVSAYERNREPLTVQYEGEIEDHATPHAGPKKTQYDRLKGINPEDL, via the coding sequence ATGCGCATCGGCCTGGCATCGCCCGAGCAAATTCGCGCCTGGTCGTTCGGCGAAGTCAAGAAACCCGAAACCATCAATTACCGCACGCTCAAGCCGGAGCGCGACGGACTTTTTTGCGAGAAGATTTTCGGCCCCACCAAAGATTGGGAGTGCCACTGCGGCAAGTACAAGCGCATCCGCTTCAAGGGGATGATCTGCGACCGCTGCGGTGTCGAGATCACGCGCGCCAAAGTGCGCCGGGAACGGATGGGGCATATCGAACTGGCGACGCCGGTCAGCCACATCTGGTATCTCAAAGGCGTGCCGAGTCGCATCGGAATCCTCCTGGACATGTCTCCGCGCCAACTCGAGAAGGTGATCTACTTCGCCGCCTATGTCGTGATCGACCCGGGCGATACCACTTTGACCAAGCGTGAAGTGCTCTCCGAACAAAAGTATCGCGAGGCGCGCGACAAGTTCGGCAATCGCTTCAAAGCCGGCATGGGCGCCGAGGCTATTCGCGAGTTATTGCGCGATCTCAATCTGCGCCGGCTCCAAGAGGACCTGCGCAAAGAATTCAAAGAAACGACTGGCCAAAAGCGCCTCAAGGCGATCAAGCGCCTCGAAGTCGTGGAAGCGTTTCTTTCCAGCGGCAACCGTCCCGAATGGATGGTATTGGCAGCCGTTCCCGTGATTGCACCGGAGTTGCGCCCAATGGTGCAGCTCGACGGCGGCCGATTCGCAACGTCCGATCTCAACGATCTCTATCGCCGCGTCATCAATCGCAACAACCGCCTGAAGCGTTTGCTCGAACTCAACGCGCCCGAGATCATCATTAAAAATGAGAAGCGGATGCTGCAAGAAGCGGTCGATGCGCTCATCGATAATGGCCGCCGCGGCCGTCCGGTCACAGGGCCAAATAATCGACCGCTCAAATCGCTTTCCGACATTCTGAAAGGCAAGCAGGGCCGCTTCCGGCAGAATCTGCTCGGCAAACGGGTCGATTACTCCGGGCGCTCAGTCATCGTTGTCGGTCCGACGCTCAAGCTCCACCAGTGCGGCCTTCCCAAAGAGATGGCGCTCGAACTCTTCAAGCCTTTCGTGATGAAGAAGCTCGTCGATCGCGGGCTCGCGCACAACATCAAGAGCGCGAAGCGCATGGTCGAACGCGTTCGTCCCGAGGTATGGGATGTGCTCGAAGAGGTCATCAAAGAGCATCCCGTTCTCTTGAACCGTGCTCCGACGTTGCATCGTTTGGGCATCCAGGCCTTCGAGCCGGTCCTCGTTGAGGGCAAGGCCGTCCATCTGCATCCGCTCGTGTGCACGCCGTACAATGCCGACTTCGACGGCGACCAGATGGCCGTCCATCTGCCGCTCTCCGCGGGCGCGCAGGCGGAGGCGCGCATTCTGATGCTCTCCTCGAACAACATCCTTCTCCCGGCCTACGGCAACCCGGTCTCTATTCCGACGCAAGACATGGTGCTAGGACTCTACTACCTCACGTTCCATCGCGACGAATATAGTGGCCCGGCGAAAGCGGCTATTTTCGACGATTACGAGCGCCTCGAGCACACGACGAAGCGGCAGGCGCCGACGACCGATGCGCCCGGAGCTCTGCCGACGTTCTACGATGGCAAAGAAGCCGTCATGGCCTATGAAACCAAGCAGATCGGACTCCAGGAGTGGATCTACGTGCGTTGGCACGGCAACTTGATCAAGACCACGGTCGGCCGCGTGATCTTCAATATGGCCTTCCCCGAACGATGGAATCACGAGTTTGCCAATCACATCATCGACAAAGGCAGTCTGAAGAAGACGATTACCGACTGTTACCGTCGCTACGGTAATGCCGAAACGGCGCGTTTTCTCGACGCCATCAAAGAGCTCGGCTTCCACTATGCGACGCTTTCGGGAACGACCGTTTCGATCAGCGACGTGATCGTGCCCGAGAATAAATATCAGATCGTCGGCAAGGCGCAAGGGGCAGTTGACGAACTGCACCGGCTGTACGAGCAAGGCTTCATCTCTGAAGACGAGCAGTATAACAAGACGATCGACATTTGGTCGAAGGCCTCGGATGAAGTGACGACCTCGATGCAGGCGTCGCAGAACCCGCTCAATCCGGTCTTCATGATGGCGACGTCGGGCGCGCGCGGTTCGATCGCGCAGGTAAAGCAGCTCGGCGGAATGCGTGGGCTGATGTCCGACCCATCGGGCCGGATTCTCGAGATCCCGGTGAAGGCGTCCTTGAAAGAGGGCCTCACCGTGCTCGAGTACTTCATCTCAACGCACGGAGCGCGCAAAGGGCTCGCGGATACCGCGCTGCGCACGGCCGACTCCGGGTATCTCACGCGCCGTTTGGTTGACGTGGCGCAAGACGTCATCATTCGTGAGGAGGATTGCGGCACGAACGGCGGCATCGTCGTGAGCGATATTCGCTCGGGCAAAGAGATCATCGAGCCGCTGATCGATCGTATCATCGGGCGGCGCGCCGCGGAAGAGATCCGTCTCGATCCCAAGAGGCCGACGACCGCGATCGTCACCCGAAATCAAGAGATCGACGAAGAGAAGGGCAAAGCGCTTCTCGACGCCGGCGTCGAGCAAGTGAAGATTCGTTCGGTATTGACGTGCCAGTCGAAGTACGGCGTCTGTTCGCTCTGCTACGGGCGGGATCTTGCGGCGGGGAAGGGTGCCGATATCGGTACGGCCGTGGGCATCATTGCTGCCCAGTCGATCGGTGAACCCGGTACGCAGCTAACGCTGAGAACGTTTCACACCGGCGGCGTTGCGACTGAAGACATCATCACGGGTCTCCCTCGCGTCGAAGAGATCTTCGAAGCGCGCAAACCCAAAGGGCAGGCAACGATTGCCGAACATAGCGGCACCGTTCGGCTCGGCGACGAGCGCAATAAGCGAATCGTCTATATCGTCGATTCAAGCGGCGACGAGCACGAGTACGAGATACCACCAGGTACGCATCTGCTCGTGCAAGACGGCAATCAACTCGAGCCGGGCGACCAGCTCAACGAAGGTTCGCTGAACCCGCACGACATTCTACGCGTGAAGGGCGAAACAGCGCTGCAAAACTATCTGGTGCAGGAAGTACAAAAGGTCTACCGCTCGCAAGGCGTCGACATCAATGATAAGCACATCGAAGTCATCGTGCGTTCGATGCTGCGTAAGGTGAAGATCGTCGAAGGCGGAGATACGCAATTACTGCCCGGACAGTTGATCGAAGCGGCGCAGTTCCACGAAGCCAACGAGCGAATGAAGGCCGCCGGCAAGGAGCTGGCGACCGCGAACCCGGTGCTGCTTGGCGTCACGAAAGCCTCGCTTGCGACCGAGTCGTTCTTGTCGGCCGCGAGCTTCCAAGAGACGACCCGGGTGCTCACCGACGCGGCCATCAAGGGCAAATACGATCCGTTGCTCGGCCTCAAGGAAAACGTCATCATCGGCAAGCTCATCCCGGCCGGCACGGGGATGTCGCGCTATCGCAACGTCGATATCGTGCCTGATGGTCAAGACATCGATGACGACGGCCGCCCGCGCCACGATTACGACCTGCCCTACGCAGCGACGATGACCGCCGACGAGGCGGCACTGGCCGAGGTGATGGGTGGCGGCGACGGTGACGGCATGAGCCGCCTGGTGAGTGCATACGAACGCAACCGCGAGCCGTTGACGGTGCAATACGAAGGCGAAATCGAGGACCACGCAACGCCACACGCGGGTCCAAAGAAGACGCAGTACGATCGGCTCAAGGGCATCAACCCCGAAGACCTCTAA
- a CDS encoding sodium:solute symporter family protein, with the protein MSGATAALTIVAIVVLGTIVFALLGVRRLRMDPAQYIVAGRSFGTIFLWVLLAGEIYTTFTFLGIAGLSYSQGAPSFYVVAYGTCAYIIAYFITPRIWQVGKSCNLLTGADFFETRYNSRALGVGVAVLMFVMIVPYVAIQLSGLQILLRIAGYGMYNATVSVCIAFAVLALFVFSAGLRGTAWASVVKDVLVLAAVIFAGVAIPMRFFGSPSAMLQRLLEAHPHMLALAPGAAYHGTIWFASTVVLSAIGFFMGPHSFNAVYSARGADTLRRNAMLLPFYQCFLSLMIFAGLSAAMIVPGLKGTAVDQSFLLVVQRFYPPWVLGFVAAAGALAALVPASALLLGGASVITKNVAADAFGIATTPRAQTLLTRILVLVVALLAVGVWLVAGKTVVELLLVYYNGISQFFPGVVATFVWPRATAWGVGAGIVTALLVAVPLAALNISPFGVNPGLVGFAANVIVLVVVSLLTIAPINAADAVKPSEPLQVRE; encoded by the coding sequence GTGAGCGGCGCGACGGCTGCACTCACGATCGTCGCGATCGTCGTGCTGGGGACGATCGTCTTTGCGCTGCTCGGCGTGCGGCGCTTGCGCATGGATCCGGCGCAGTATATCGTAGCGGGCCGCTCGTTCGGCACCATCTTTCTGTGGGTGTTGCTGGCCGGTGAAATCTACACCACGTTCACGTTTCTGGGCATCGCCGGGCTTTCGTATTCGCAGGGCGCGCCGAGCTTCTATGTGGTGGCGTACGGCACGTGCGCGTACATCATCGCCTACTTCATCACGCCCCGGATTTGGCAAGTCGGCAAGAGTTGCAATCTATTGACGGGCGCCGACTTCTTTGAAACTCGGTACAACAGCCGAGCCCTGGGCGTGGGCGTTGCGGTCCTGATGTTCGTCATGATCGTTCCCTACGTGGCAATCCAACTCAGCGGGCTGCAGATTCTCTTACGCATTGCCGGCTACGGTATGTACAACGCGACGGTTTCGGTCTGCATTGCTTTTGCTGTGCTGGCGCTTTTCGTCTTCAGCGCGGGCTTGCGCGGAACGGCGTGGGCGAGCGTGGTCAAAGACGTACTCGTCTTGGCCGCGGTGATCTTCGCGGGAGTCGCGATTCCGATGCGCTTCTTCGGATCGCCGAGCGCAATGTTACAGCGCCTGCTCGAGGCGCATCCGCACATGCTGGCCCTTGCGCCGGGGGCTGCCTATCACGGGACGATCTGGTTCGCGTCAACGGTTGTGCTCTCGGCAATCGGCTTCTTCATGGGGCCGCACTCGTTCAACGCGGTCTACAGTGCGCGCGGCGCCGATACGCTTCGCCGCAACGCGATGCTCTTGCCGTTCTATCAATGTTTCTTGAGCCTCATGATTTTCGCGGGGCTCTCCGCCGCGATGATCGTTCCGGGCCTGAAGGGCACCGCTGTGGATCAGTCGTTTCTTCTCGTCGTGCAGCGATTCTATCCGCCGTGGGTTTTGGGGTTCGTTGCGGCGGCCGGCGCACTCGCCGCGCTGGTTCCGGCCTCCGCATTGCTGCTCGGCGGCGCGAGCGTCATCACCAAAAACGTCGCCGCCGACGCCTTCGGCATCGCAACCACCCCACGAGCGCAAACTCTGCTCACGCGTATCCTCGTGCTCGTCGTCGCGTTACTGGCGGTGGGCGTCTGGCTCGTTGCCGGAAAGACGGTCGTCGAGCTGCTGCTCGTCTACTATAACGGGATTTCGCAGTTCTTTCCGGGCGTCGTCGCGACGTTCGTGTGGCCGCGCGCGACCGCGTGGGGCGTCGGCGCCGGCATCGTTACGGCACTGCTTGTGGCGGTTCCACTCGCCGCGCTCAATATCTCGCCGTTCGGCGTCAATCCCGGACTCGTTGGCTTCGCCGCAAACGTGATTGTGCTGGTCGTAGTCTCTTTGCTGACGATCGCTCCTATCAACGCCGCTGACGCGGTCAAACCTAGCGAGCCGCTCCAGGTGCGTGAATGA
- a CDS encoding DUF3311 domain-containing protein, whose product MRPAPPSDVVWLRVLLAAVPFAALSVAIPLVNRVEPRILGVPFLLCWILAWVLLAPAFLWTIGRLDRHW is encoded by the coding sequence ATGCGGCCTGCCCCTCCCTCGGATGTCGTGTGGCTTCGCGTGCTCCTCGCGGCGGTTCCCTTCGCCGCGCTCAGCGTCGCGATTCCGCTCGTCAATCGCGTGGAGCCGCGGATTTTGGGCGTGCCGTTCTTGCTCTGTTGGATCCTCGCGTGGGTGCTGCTGGCGCCGGCCTTTCTTTGGACCATCGGCCGTCTGGACCGGCACTGGTGA
- a CDS encoding LemA family protein, which translates to MQQRPSYVGPVVLIAIVVVVGIWIAASYNSLVTLGQAVDAQWGQVQNVYQRRADLIPNLVATVKGAANFESSTYEAVAKARASVGQISPDVAQNAINNPQDFAKYAAAQDQLGSALSRLLAVVENYPQLRATENFQTLQAQLEGTENRIAFERRKYNDAARAFNTKRDTIPTVFVAGMFGSRFSEKPYFQSQPGAEKPPVVNFSP; encoded by the coding sequence ATGCAACAACGTCCTTCATACGTCGGACCGGTGGTCCTTATTGCGATCGTGGTGGTCGTCGGCATCTGGATCGCCGCGAGCTACAACTCTCTGGTGACGCTCGGACAGGCCGTCGACGCGCAGTGGGGACAGGTGCAGAACGTCTATCAACGGCGCGCCGACCTGATTCCGAATCTAGTGGCGACCGTTAAAGGTGCGGCGAATTTCGAATCGAGCACCTACGAGGCCGTTGCCAAGGCGCGCGCGAGCGTCGGTCAGATCTCACCCGACGTGGCTCAAAACGCCATTAATAATCCGCAGGATTTCGCGAAATATGCGGCTGCGCAAGACCAGCTCGGCTCCGCGCTCTCGCGACTTTTAGCCGTTGTCGAGAATTACCCCCAACTGCGCGCAACGGAAAATTTTCAGACGCTTCAAGCCCAGCTCGAAGGCACGGAGAATCGAATCGCGTTTGAACGGCGCAAATATAACGATGCTGCGCGAGCGTTTAACACCAAGCGCGATACGATTCCGACCGTTTTCGTCGCCGGAATGTTCGGCAGTCGCTTCAGCGAGAAGCCCTACTTCCAATCTCAGCCTGGGGCCGAGAAACCCCCGGTCGTAAACTTCAGTCCGTGA